A region of Trichoplusia ni isolate ovarian cell line Hi5 chromosome 23, tn1, whole genome shotgun sequence DNA encodes the following proteins:
- the LOC113504797 gene encoding AMP deaminase 2-like isoform X1, with protein MAPSRSIGAQPSRHSSDNSKPLFMSASPKEYKKWTKPHQERASTSNSKNTRDMSRVVTRDWTRPPPSTPGDNMRPPEDVRFQRVSVTGIHVTGVPLEELIRAATLLLEALTFRQHYMHASNQSFSPLLDMYLSKQKKREKYSSYKLATVDYTDPSSVNLDNSGMFTERYMQLRTYSSDELLRSLAHESHHNSISRSLSSRGTPLKSADALRGVAESYEELPTIADGVMYLDPWGCPNPPDRHYRHMWHEGVMLLYRNQVDLEASRPLPYEYVPFKQYVEDLNHLQSMISDGPLRSFCFRRLSYLSSKFKMHVLLNELHELALQKAVPHRDFYNVKKVDTHIHAASCMNQKHLLRYIKRTLRTQADEVVTLHDGIPMTLKTVFEDMQLEAYDLNVDILDVHADRNTFHRFDKFNAKYNPVGESRLREVFLKTDNYMNGKYFAGIIKEVMAELQESRYTYAEPRISIYCKRQNEWNKLASWALRHDVHSPHIRWLVQVPRLYDIYRFKKLLKNFQEFLTNLFEPLFLVSINPSSNPDLHKFLTHVIGFDSVDDESKPENPILVESMKSPEKWDDEENPPYAYYLYYMYANMTILNHIRKEQGLNTFVLRPHCGEAGPATHLSAGFLLSENISHGLMLRKVPVLQYMYYLAQIYIAMSPLSNNSLFLRYHRNPLPDFFARGLRVTLSTDDPLQFHFTKEPLMEEYSIAAQAWKLSSCDMCELARNSVLMSGFPHEMKQHWLGPEYLNEGPEGNDITQTNVPDVRISYRHETLMDELGNLFRAPV; from the exons ATGGCACCATCTCGGTCAATCGGTGCACAGCCATCCCGGCACAGTTCAGATAACTCCAAACCACTCTTTATGTCCGCATCTCCCAAAGAGTATAAGAAATGGACGAAACCACATCA GGAGCGGGCCAGCACGTCGAACAGCAAGAACACGCGGGACATGAGTCGGGTGGTGACGCGCGACTGGACGCGCCCGCCGCCCAGCACGCCGGGCGACAACATGCGCCCGCCCGAGGACGTGCGCTTCCAGAGGGTCTCCGTCACCGGGATACACGTCACGGGA GTGCCCCTTGAGGAGCTGATCCGCGCGGCGACCCTGCTGCTGGAGGCGCTCACGTTCCGCCAGCACTACATGCACGCGTCCAACCAGAGCTTCTCGCCACTCCTGGACATGTACCTCAGCAAACAGAAGAAGCGCGAAAAGTATTCTTCCTACAAGCTCGCCACCGTAGACTACACAGATCCTTCATCCGTCAATTTGGACA ATTCAGGTATGTTCACGGAGCGGTACATGCAGCTGAGGACGTACTCCTCGGACGAGCTGCTGAGGTCCCTGGCGCATGAAAGTCATCACAACTCCATCTCCAGat CGCTTTCGAGCAGAGGGACTCCGCTGAAATCTGCGGACGCTTTGCGAGGCGTCGCTGAAAGCTACGAGGAACTGCCGACGATCGCTG ACGGCGTTATGTACCTGGACCCGTGGGGATGCCCGAACCCCCCGGACCGGCACTACCGGCACATGTGGCACGAGGGCGTGATGCTGCTCTACCGCAACCAGGTCGACCTGGAGGCGTCGCGGCCGCTGCCCTACGAGTACGTGCCCTTCAAGCAGTACGTGGAGGACCTCAACCATCTCCAGTCCATGATCTCCGATGGACCACT CAGGTCATTTTGTTTCCGGCGATTGTCATATCTGTCGTCGAAGTTCAAGATGCATGTGTTGCTGAACGAGCTGCACGAGCTGGCGCTGCAGAAGGCCGTGCCGCACAGGGACTTCTATAACGTCAA AAAAGTGGACACTCACATCCACGCAGCTTCCTGCATGAATCAGAAACATCTGCTGCGTTATATAAAGCGCACGCTGCGGACGCAGGCGGATGAGGTGGTGACCCTGCACGACGGCATCCCCATGACGCTCAAAACCGTATTCGAAGATATGCAGCTGGAAGCCTACGACCTCAATGTGGATATTTTGGATGTCCATGCG GACCGCAATACGTTCCATCGCTTCGACAAATTCAACGCTAAGTACAACCCTGTCGGTGAGAGCAGACTGAGGGAGGTGTTCCTCAAGACAGACAACTATATGAACGGGAAGTACTTCGCTGGTATCATTAAA GAGGTGATGGCTGAACTTCAGGAGAGCAGGTACACATACGCGGAGCCTCGGATTTCTATCTACTGCAAGCGACAGAACGAGTGGAACAAGCTGGCCTCGTGGGCGCTGAGGCATGACGTGCACTCGCCGCACATCCGGTGGCTGGTACAGGTGCCCAGGCTTTA TGATATCTACCGGTTCAAGAAGTTGTTGAAGAACTTCCAGGAGTTCTTGACGAACCTGTTCGAGCCGCTCTTCCTCGTCTCCATAAACCCGAGCTCCAACCCTGATCTGCACAAATTTCTAACG CACGTGATCGGCTTCGACAGTGTGGACGACGAGTCGAAGCCGGAGAACCCTATCTTGGTGGAGAGCATGAAGTCACCGGAAAAGTGGGATGATGAGGAGAATCCGCCCTACGCCTACTACCTGTACTATATGTACGCCAACATGACCATTCTCAATCACATCAGAAA AGAGCAAGGCTTAAATACGTTTGTGCTTCGTCCCCATTGTGGCGAGGCGGGACCAGCCACGCATCTCAGCGCCGGTTTCCTGCTCTCTGAGAATATTTCTCACGGGCTGATGTTAAGGAAG GTCCCGGTGCTGCAGTACATGTACTACCTGGCACAGATCTACATCGCGATGTCCCCGCTCAGCAACAACTCGCTGTTCCTGCGCTACCACCGCAACCCGCTGCCGGACTTCTTCGCGCGCGGCCTGCGGGTCACGCTCAGTACTGACGACCCGCTGCAGTTCCATTTTACTAAG GAGCCGCTGATGGAGGAGTATAGTATCGCAGCGCAGGCGTGGAAGTTAAGCTCATGTGACATGTGCGAGTTGGCCAGGAACTCCGTGCTTATGTCCGGGTTCCCGCACGAG ATGAAGCAGCACTGGCTGGGGCCGGAGTACCTGAACGAGGGTCCGGAGGGCAACGACATCACGCAGACCAACGTGCCCGACGTGCGCATCTCATACCGCCACGAGACGCTCATGGACGAGCTGGGGAACCTCTTCAGG gctCCAGTCTAG
- the LOC113504797 gene encoding AMP deaminase 2-like isoform X2 — protein MAPSRSIGAQPSRHSSDNSKPLFMSASPKEYKKWTKPHQERASTSNSKNTRDMSRVVTRDWTRPPPSTPGDNMRPPEDVRFQRVSVTGIHVTGVPLEELIRAATLLLEALTFRQHYMHASNQSFSPLLDMYLSKQKKREKYSSYKLATVDYTDPSSVNLDSMFTERYMQLRTYSSDELLRSLAHESHHNSISRSLSSRGTPLKSADALRGVAESYEELPTIADGVMYLDPWGCPNPPDRHYRHMWHEGVMLLYRNQVDLEASRPLPYEYVPFKQYVEDLNHLQSMISDGPLRSFCFRRLSYLSSKFKMHVLLNELHELALQKAVPHRDFYNVKKVDTHIHAASCMNQKHLLRYIKRTLRTQADEVVTLHDGIPMTLKTVFEDMQLEAYDLNVDILDVHADRNTFHRFDKFNAKYNPVGESRLREVFLKTDNYMNGKYFAGIIKEVMAELQESRYTYAEPRISIYCKRQNEWNKLASWALRHDVHSPHIRWLVQVPRLYDIYRFKKLLKNFQEFLTNLFEPLFLVSINPSSNPDLHKFLTHVIGFDSVDDESKPENPILVESMKSPEKWDDEENPPYAYYLYYMYANMTILNHIRKEQGLNTFVLRPHCGEAGPATHLSAGFLLSENISHGLMLRKVPVLQYMYYLAQIYIAMSPLSNNSLFLRYHRNPLPDFFARGLRVTLSTDDPLQFHFTKEPLMEEYSIAAQAWKLSSCDMCELARNSVLMSGFPHEMKQHWLGPEYLNEGPEGNDITQTNVPDVRISYRHETLMDELGNLFRAPV, from the exons ATGGCACCATCTCGGTCAATCGGTGCACAGCCATCCCGGCACAGTTCAGATAACTCCAAACCACTCTTTATGTCCGCATCTCCCAAAGAGTATAAGAAATGGACGAAACCACATCA GGAGCGGGCCAGCACGTCGAACAGCAAGAACACGCGGGACATGAGTCGGGTGGTGACGCGCGACTGGACGCGCCCGCCGCCCAGCACGCCGGGCGACAACATGCGCCCGCCCGAGGACGTGCGCTTCCAGAGGGTCTCCGTCACCGGGATACACGTCACGGGA GTGCCCCTTGAGGAGCTGATCCGCGCGGCGACCCTGCTGCTGGAGGCGCTCACGTTCCGCCAGCACTACATGCACGCGTCCAACCAGAGCTTCTCGCCACTCCTGGACATGTACCTCAGCAAACAGAAGAAGCGCGAAAAGTATTCTTCCTACAAGCTCGCCACCGTAGACTACACAGATCCTTCATCCGTCAATTTGGACA GTATGTTCACGGAGCGGTACATGCAGCTGAGGACGTACTCCTCGGACGAGCTGCTGAGGTCCCTGGCGCATGAAAGTCATCACAACTCCATCTCCAGat CGCTTTCGAGCAGAGGGACTCCGCTGAAATCTGCGGACGCTTTGCGAGGCGTCGCTGAAAGCTACGAGGAACTGCCGACGATCGCTG ACGGCGTTATGTACCTGGACCCGTGGGGATGCCCGAACCCCCCGGACCGGCACTACCGGCACATGTGGCACGAGGGCGTGATGCTGCTCTACCGCAACCAGGTCGACCTGGAGGCGTCGCGGCCGCTGCCCTACGAGTACGTGCCCTTCAAGCAGTACGTGGAGGACCTCAACCATCTCCAGTCCATGATCTCCGATGGACCACT CAGGTCATTTTGTTTCCGGCGATTGTCATATCTGTCGTCGAAGTTCAAGATGCATGTGTTGCTGAACGAGCTGCACGAGCTGGCGCTGCAGAAGGCCGTGCCGCACAGGGACTTCTATAACGTCAA AAAAGTGGACACTCACATCCACGCAGCTTCCTGCATGAATCAGAAACATCTGCTGCGTTATATAAAGCGCACGCTGCGGACGCAGGCGGATGAGGTGGTGACCCTGCACGACGGCATCCCCATGACGCTCAAAACCGTATTCGAAGATATGCAGCTGGAAGCCTACGACCTCAATGTGGATATTTTGGATGTCCATGCG GACCGCAATACGTTCCATCGCTTCGACAAATTCAACGCTAAGTACAACCCTGTCGGTGAGAGCAGACTGAGGGAGGTGTTCCTCAAGACAGACAACTATATGAACGGGAAGTACTTCGCTGGTATCATTAAA GAGGTGATGGCTGAACTTCAGGAGAGCAGGTACACATACGCGGAGCCTCGGATTTCTATCTACTGCAAGCGACAGAACGAGTGGAACAAGCTGGCCTCGTGGGCGCTGAGGCATGACGTGCACTCGCCGCACATCCGGTGGCTGGTACAGGTGCCCAGGCTTTA TGATATCTACCGGTTCAAGAAGTTGTTGAAGAACTTCCAGGAGTTCTTGACGAACCTGTTCGAGCCGCTCTTCCTCGTCTCCATAAACCCGAGCTCCAACCCTGATCTGCACAAATTTCTAACG CACGTGATCGGCTTCGACAGTGTGGACGACGAGTCGAAGCCGGAGAACCCTATCTTGGTGGAGAGCATGAAGTCACCGGAAAAGTGGGATGATGAGGAGAATCCGCCCTACGCCTACTACCTGTACTATATGTACGCCAACATGACCATTCTCAATCACATCAGAAA AGAGCAAGGCTTAAATACGTTTGTGCTTCGTCCCCATTGTGGCGAGGCGGGACCAGCCACGCATCTCAGCGCCGGTTTCCTGCTCTCTGAGAATATTTCTCACGGGCTGATGTTAAGGAAG GTCCCGGTGCTGCAGTACATGTACTACCTGGCACAGATCTACATCGCGATGTCCCCGCTCAGCAACAACTCGCTGTTCCTGCGCTACCACCGCAACCCGCTGCCGGACTTCTTCGCGCGCGGCCTGCGGGTCACGCTCAGTACTGACGACCCGCTGCAGTTCCATTTTACTAAG GAGCCGCTGATGGAGGAGTATAGTATCGCAGCGCAGGCGTGGAAGTTAAGCTCATGTGACATGTGCGAGTTGGCCAGGAACTCCGTGCTTATGTCCGGGTTCCCGCACGAG ATGAAGCAGCACTGGCTGGGGCCGGAGTACCTGAACGAGGGTCCGGAGGGCAACGACATCACGCAGACCAACGTGCCCGACGTGCGCATCTCATACCGCCACGAGACGCTCATGGACGAGCTGGGGAACCTCTTCAGG gctCCAGTCTAG